The DNA region GGCGGATCCAGTGACCACCGCCATCACCCGCACCGTGAAGGTGGCCGCCGCCGAGGTCGCGGCCAACACCAAGCGCGGCGGAGACATCCGCGTCACCCTCAGCCCCAAGACGGTCGGCTGCACCTCCGGCTTCGGCGGCGTCCTCGACCTGGCGCCCGGCGACTGGATCACCGAGCACTACCACCCGTACTCCGAGGAGTTCCTGCACGTCGTCGAGGGCACCCTGGAGATGACCCTGGACGGCAAGGACGTCGTCGCGCTCGGCCCCGGCGACTCGCTGTGCGTGCCGATCGGCGTCCGCCACCGGCTCCTCAACACCGGTGACACCACCGCCCGCTGCGCCTTCCACCTGTCGCCGCTCGCGCCCCGCCCCGAGCTCGGCCACGTCGACACCGAGCAGGCGCAGCGCCCCGAGCAGGCCAACCCGGACGTCGGCGGTGCCCGGTGACCCGACGGGCCGTCATCACCGGCATCGGCGTGGTCGTGCCGGGCGGGGTGGGCCGGGAGGCGTTCTGGCGGACGCTGTCCGAGGGCCGCACGGCCACCCGGCGGATCAGCCTGTTCGACCCGGCCCCGTTCCGCTCGCAGGTCGCCGCCGAGGTCGACTTCGACCCGGCGGCGGCCGGCCTCACCGCCCGGCAGATCCGCCGCATGGACCGGGCCGCCCAGTTCGCCGTGGTCTCCGCCCGCGAGGCCGTCGCCGACAGCGGCATCGAGCTGGCCGCCCTCGACCCCACCCGGATCGCGGTCTCGATCGGCAGCGCCGTCGGCTGCACGATGGGCCTGGAGGAGGAGTACGTCACCCTCTCCGACGGCGGCCGGCGGTGGCTCGTCGACCACGAGTACGGCGTGCCGCACCTCTACGGCTACATGGTGCCGTCGACCCTCGCCGTCGAGGTCGCCTGGGAGACCGGCGCCGAGGGCCCGGTCGCGCTGATCTCCACCGGCTGCACCTCCGGGCTCGACTCCATCGGGCACGGCGTGCAGCTCATCGAGGAGGGCACCGCCGACGTCGTCGTCACCGGCGCCACCGACGCCCCCATCTCGCCCATCACCTCGGCCTGTTTCGACGCGATCAAGGCGACCACCCCGAACAACGCCGACCCGGAGCACGCCTCCCGCCCCTTCGACGGCGAGCGCGACGGCTTCGTGCTCGGCGAGGGCGCCGCCGTCCTGGTCGTCGAGGAACGCGAGGCGGCGCTCGCCCGCGGCGCCCGGATCTACGCCGAGGTCGCCGGCTTCGCCAGCCGCAGCAACGCCCACCACATGACCGGCCTCAAGCCCGACGGCCGCGAGCTCGCCGAGGCCGTCACCGTCGCCCTCGACCGGGCCCGGCTCGACCCCACGGCCGTCGACTACATCAACGCGCACGGCTCCGGCACCAAGCAGAACGACCGCCACGAGACCGCCGCGTTCAAGCGCAGCCTGGGACAGCACGCCTACGAGATCCCGGTC from Streptomyces fradiae includes:
- a CDS encoding cupin domain-containing protein translates to MTTAITRTVKVAAAEVAANTKRGGDIRVTLSPKTVGCTSGFGGVLDLAPGDWITEHYHPYSEEFLHVVEGTLEMTLDGKDVVALGPGDSLCVPIGVRHRLLNTGDTTARCAFHLSPLAPRPELGHVDTEQAQRPEQANPDVGGAR
- a CDS encoding beta-ketoacyl synthase, whose product is MTRRAVITGIGVVVPGGVGREAFWRTLSEGRTATRRISLFDPAPFRSQVAAEVDFDPAAAGLTARQIRRMDRAAQFAVVSAREAVADSGIELAALDPTRIAVSIGSAVGCTMGLEEEYVTLSDGGRRWLVDHEYGVPHLYGYMVPSTLAVEVAWETGAEGPVALISTGCTSGLDSIGHGVQLIEEGTADVVVTGATDAPISPITSACFDAIKATTPNNADPEHASRPFDGERDGFVLGEGAAVLVVEEREAALARGARIYAEVAGFASRSNAHHMTGLKPDGRELAEAVTVALDRARLDPTAVDYINAHGSGTKQNDRHETAAFKRSLGQHAYEIPVSSIKSMIGHSLGAIGSIEVAACALALDRQVVPPTANLKTKDPLCDLDYVPVTAREHAMDTVLTVGSGFGGFQSAMVLSRPGTARAA